TCGTTGGCTCACGGGCCCGATCCACTTGCGCAGCAACATCGAGCTGCACCTCGCCGCCGAGGCCGAAATCATTTTCAGCGATCGTTTCGAGGATTATCTCCCGGTCGTTCTCGTGCGGGTCGGCGGGGTCGAACTCTACAATTACTCGCCCTTCATCTACGCGCGAGACTGCACCAATGTCGCGATCACCGGCTCCGGCCGACTCAACGGCAACGCCGAGGCGTGGTTCGATTGGAAGCACAAGGAGACCAAGGAAATCTTCCAACTCGAGCCCCGCGGCATTCCCGTTGAGGAGCGTATCTTCGGCACCCCGGAGGCCGCGATCCGACCCAACTTTGTGGTGTTCTTCAACTGCACCAACGTCCTGTGGGAGGGCTTCACCATCGGCAGTGGCGCCAATTGGACCCTGCACCCGGTCTATTGCGAGAATGTCATCATCCGCCGCGTCAACGTCCTCACCGACGGCCCGAACAACGACGGCATCGATCCCGACTCCTGCCGCAACGTGCTCATCGAACACTGTGTCTTTGATACCGGCGACGACTGCGTCGTGCTCAAATCCGGTTACGATCACGACGGCTGGCGCGTCGGGCGCCCGACCGAAAATGTCGTCATGCGTTGGTGCTCAAGTCGGCGCGGCCACGGTGGCCTCGTCATCGGCAGTGAGATGTCGGGCAGCGTGCGCAATGTCTACATGCACGACTGCGAGTTTGAAGGCACCGACCGCGCGCTGCGCATCAAGTCCCGCCGGGGTCGCGGAGGTGTCGTGGAAAATGTCTGGGTCGAGCGTCTGCGGGTCCGCGACATGCAGCACGAGGTGGCCATCCTCAACATGGACTATACCGCCGATCGCAACACGGCGGT
This portion of the Actomonas aquatica genome encodes:
- a CDS encoding glycoside hydrolase family 28 protein; the encoded protein is MTPLRTLLFLLLPALAASTSLFATELEPIAPIEAPFPMPQLQRPVFPDRVVDITAHGAVPGGEVKNTAAFAAAIAACAEAGGGRVLVPAGRWLTGPIHLRSNIELHLAAEAEIIFSDRFEDYLPVVLVRVGGVELYNYSPFIYARDCTNVAITGSGRLNGNAEAWFDWKHKETKEIFQLEPRGIPVEERIFGTPEAAIRPNFVVFFNCTNVLWEGFTIGSGANWTLHPVYCENVIIRRVNVLTDGPNNDGIDPDSCRNVLIEHCVFDTGDDCVVLKSGYDHDGWRVGRPTENVVMRWCSSRRGHGGLVIGSEMSGSVRNVYMHDCEFEGTDRALRIKSRRGRGGVVENVWVERLRVRDMQHEVAILNMDYTADRNTAVNPHAPLFRNIHLRDITADGAPIAVRITGLEDSPIEHVTFTDLDLRTTRGVIARHARKLTFTDVNFTVSTGPVFEFDDVTDVTVDGAPYPAEAP